The following proteins are encoded in a genomic region of Oceanispirochaeta sp.:
- a CDS encoding TolC family protein translates to MRKYLITMALTAWTVLNLNALDLSLADYMQLVEENSKDLYLANIDQQLADVQDKLARSATRPMISAGADYKRNFTEITMPAAVGALPDLNSQTGMYDLFYVDVPYNSKNEFSANIGVQQLLFDMKVFKALEASKQYRTMTGTIYEASRQGVLTAAKQLYYQTVLLDEVYKVKTATQQNAHDTYLDILKKFDNDLASELDVLQAEVNWQINIPEETKAGRNRDLALSNLRFLAGLKPEDEIILTDSLSKTPAAALQTELGDILSSRPDYQAMQGELALRDINISATRAEFYPSLSASIGYGWQSSSDNFEIKDGTGALQAGLSLSIPIYYGGSRFAKMEQVRLEKKKSQISLIKKQDEIRTQINNLQLLLDESAFRITSAETTLETAGKAYKIMEISSQNGLATQLDLKDARLNLSGAQLNYYSAIYDYLNSYFQWQQAIGEGDKLPY, encoded by the coding sequence ATGAGAAAATATTTGATAACTATGGCTCTGACAGCCTGGACTGTTCTGAATCTGAATGCCCTGGATCTAAGCCTGGCCGATTATATGCAACTGGTTGAGGAGAACAGCAAAGATCTGTATCTGGCCAATATTGACCAGCAGCTGGCAGATGTACAGGACAAGCTGGCTCGTTCTGCCACAAGGCCCATGATTAGCGCCGGAGCAGACTATAAACGCAACTTTACGGAAATCACCATGCCCGCCGCCGTTGGCGCTCTTCCTGACCTCAATTCACAGACCGGCATGTATGATCTGTTTTATGTTGATGTACCCTACAACAGCAAGAATGAGTTTTCCGCCAACATCGGGGTGCAGCAGCTGCTGTTTGACATGAAGGTATTCAAGGCTCTGGAAGCCAGTAAACAGTACAGAACAATGACAGGAACGATTTATGAGGCCAGCCGTCAGGGAGTATTGACAGCGGCCAAGCAGCTCTACTATCAGACAGTGCTGCTGGACGAGGTATATAAGGTAAAAACGGCAACACAGCAGAATGCCCATGATACCTACCTGGATATCCTGAAAAAATTTGATAATGATCTGGCCTCAGAACTGGATGTACTCCAGGCCGAGGTCAACTGGCAGATCAATATTCCAGAGGAGACAAAAGCGGGAAGAAACAGAGATCTGGCTCTTTCAAACCTGAGATTCCTGGCGGGTCTTAAGCCGGAGGACGAGATCATCCTGACGGATTCCCTGTCAAAAACACCGGCAGCGGCTCTACAAACAGAACTGGGAGACATTCTGAGTTCAAGGCCTGATTACCAGGCCATGCAGGGAGAACTGGCCTTACGGGATATCAATATCAGTGCCACCAGAGCTGAATTCTACCCTTCCCTATCAGCCAGTATCGGTTACGGCTGGCAGTCTTCCAGTGACAATTTTGAAATAAAAGATGGAACGGGAGCACTCCAGGCCGGTTTATCCCTCAGTATTCCAATTTATTATGGAGGGAGCCGCTTTGCCAAAATGGAACAAGTGAGGCTTGAAAAGAAAAAATCACAGATAAGTCTGATAAAGAAACAGGATGAAATACGGACTCAGATTAACAACCTTCAACTGCTGCTGGATGAGTCGGCTTTCAGAATTACTTCTGCCGAAACCACTCTGGAGACGGCCGGAAAAGCCTATAAAATAATGGAAATATCCTCACAAAACGGACTGGCGACTCAGCTGGATTTAAAGGATGCCCGTCTCAACCTGTCGGGGGCTCAACTCAATTACTATTCTGCCATATACGACTATCTGAACAGTTACTTCCAA